One genomic segment of Triplophysa rosa linkage group LG22, Trosa_1v2, whole genome shotgun sequence includes these proteins:
- the dact3a gene encoding dapper homolog 3, with the protein MYRLLSLERGRRKRRLELSLAGIYELEMLKQRHETLISRALALHAPDSPIRTHDDCSPRRPPDTSWSLMNILQHQVGELRVDTDSSSVEPPTDAGDPQHSSGLCEQIEAQSSVSVLDSSGLSEISQWSAHSVHLTERPKSAGDVFAVDRDGNSGMRAVVPRSLSAPHPPLEGITEGLGEDELWSWRSADEDPTAEDYRKAQRVETFILSLIQRRSLSLRPNKPRTSLGPETRGVVRQAYKESPYSPERSKSSPSPERHAWSRRGLDDEQHVRYPKPALAGIRSTSLDFPCAALDPSSSETESPQHFQGYPPPRSASSDEQLVNGQYIPAQPCHAQTRATPQRAHVTPKPARGTYSPERVPAKTRAAQKKCRFTEEKVTSKKPGRKACRAQSENSLLGQRVSERKYNTVERDASRSVQPKTRRPPGASGHRRWRSTLELSQDEAEPPPEQPIRRSRKPRPAPPPCVYSQPSQHHHQPHLRAEYPQRAPLCLPDPVAGESESSLSEAESPGSSSLSSDSDESGGLVWPQQLPPQLAPPSPPAGTSPQPKAFVKIKASHALKKKILRFRTGSLKVMTTV; encoded by the exons ATGTATCGTTTGTTGTCGCTGGAGCGCGGGCGACGGAAGCGGCGGCTCGAGCTCAGTCTAGCGGGGATATATGAGCTCGAGATGCTCAAGCAGCGGCACGAGACGCTCATCAGTCGCGCGCTCGCGCTGCACGCGCCCGACAGCCCGATCCGGACGCACGACGACTGCAGCCCGAGACGCCCGCCG GACACCTCCTGGAGTCTGATGAACATTCTACAGCATCAGGTTGGAGAGTTGAGGGTGGATACAGACAGCAGCTCAGTGGAGCCCCCTACAGACGCTGGAGACCCTCAGCATTCCTCGG gtttgtgtgaACAGATTGAAGCTCAGTCTTCAGTCAGTGTGTTGGACTCGTCTGGTCTCAGTGAGATCTCTCAGTGGTCCGCTCACAGTGTCCACCTCACAGAGAGACCCAAATCTGCTG GTGATGTGTTTGCTGTTGATCGTGATGGGAACAGTGGGATGCGAGCAGTGgtccctcgctctctctctgcacCCCACCCCCCGCTGGAGGGCATCACAGAGGGCCTCGGGGAAGATGAGCTATGGTCCTGGCGGTCCGCAGACGAAGACCCCACAGCAGAGGACTACAGAAAGGCTCAGCGCGTGGAGACGTTCATCCTCAGTCTGATCCAGcgccgctctctttctctcagacCTAATAAACCTCGGACCAGCCTGGGACCTGAGACCAGAGGGGTGGTCCGACAGGCTTATAAAGAGTCACCCTACAGCCCTGAGCGGTCCAAGTCCTCGCCCAGTCCAGAGAGACACGCGTGGAGCCGTCGCGGTCTGGACGACGAGCAGCACGTCCGTTACCCCAAACCCGCCCTTGCTGGGATTCGCTCTACCTCGCTGGATTTTCCGTGTGCCGCTTTGGACCCCAGCAGCAGCGAAACCGAATCGCCGCAACATTTCCAGGGTTACCCGCCGCCCCGCTCGGCCTCCTCTGATGAGCAGCTGGTGAACGGTCAGTATATCCCAGCACAGCCCTGTCACGCTCAAACCAGAGCCACGCCCCAGCGGGCGCACGTCACCCCAAAACCCGCCCGCGGCACGTACTCCCCTGAGAGGGTCCCGGCGAAGACCAGAGCCGCCCAGAAGAAGTGTCGCTTCACAGAAGAAAAGGTCACGTCGAAGAAGCCGGGCCGAAAAGCCTGTCGCGCCCAATCAGAGAACAGTTTACTGGGCCAGCGAGTCTCAGAGCGCAAATATAACACGGTGGAGCGGGACGCCAGCCGAAGCGTTCAGCCCAAAACACGCCGCCCGCCAGGAGCCTCCGGTCACCGCCGATGGCGCTCCACGCTGGAGCTGAGTCAGGATGAAGCCGAGCCTCCTCCCGAACAACCAATCAGGCGCTCCCGCAAACCTAGACCCGCCCCTCCTCCCTGCGTTTACAGCCAGCCGTCGCAGCACCATCATCAGCCTCACCTCCGTGCCGAATACCCTCAGCGCGCCCCTCTGTGCCTGCCGGACCCCGTCGCGGGAGAGTCTGAGTCCAGTCTGAGCGAGGCGGAGTCGCCGGGGTCCAGCTCTCTCTCCAGTGACTCTGATGAGAGCGGGGGGTTGGTGTGGCCACAGCAGCTCCCCCCGCAGCTGGCACCGCCCTCTCCACCCGCCGGAACCTCACCGCAGCCCAAAGCCTTCGTCAAGATCAAAGCGTCTCATGCGCTCAAAAAAAAGATCCTGCGATTCCGAACTGGATCTCTCAAAGTCATGACCACCGTGTGA
- the LOC130546078 gene encoding protein FAM222A, whose product MLACVQHQHHPVHHLPCVTQIPDTTLRQQSELSAVRSPRYPSVAQLDAYAQKTADSPLSIQIFPSNVRVPQHKQINRTINGLDPGGQPFSTGHQGLLAMVKSPTADKGLLKRCKLSPVQMAVAPYVPPSHRHGQKPCDVGPDVPAASSVSDRPVRSVIQHMSRPSNCSPAFPADSAASCSDSAFTVGGSARSGRVYAGAVLPTQKASGYVDGLDFWQQVYSPEVCVPVRLPYRHHQLHSTRADFSAGQLLVSQWNGVLATADSESYNQQEPPHLRPHTRGRLQPYPTERSTSVSGKSLCQASLLSSSLKSLECLISDIHPACIKEQMLGRGDTHLHLPVFT is encoded by the coding sequence GTGAGCTGAGCGCCGTGCGTTCCCCCCGCTACCCATCTGTGGCCCAGCTGGACGCCTACGCTCAGAAGACAGCCGACAGCCCGCTCTCCATCCAGATCTTCCCGAGCAACGTCAGAGTCCCGCAGCACAAACAAATCAACAGAACCATCAACGGTCTGGACCCCGGCGGGCAGCCGTTCTCCACTGGACATCAGGGCTTGTTGGCTATGGTTAAATCTCCCACTGCGGACAAAGGTTTGTTGAAAAGATGCAAACTCTCCCCCGTCCAAATGGCCGTGGCCCCTTACGTGCCCCCCAGCCACAGACACGGACAGAAACCATGCGATGTGGGACCCGACGTGCCCGCCGCCTCCAGTGTGTCTGACCGGCCCGTCCGCAGCGTCATTCAGCACATGAGCCGTCCGTCTAACTGCAGTCCTGCGTTCCCGGCGGACTCCGCTGCGTCCTGCTCAGATTCTGCTTTCACAGTCGGCGGTTCTGCTCGGAGCGGTCGGGTGTACGCGGGGGCCGTGCTGCCCACTCAGAAGGCTTCAGGGTATGTGGACGGTTTGGATTTCTGGCAGCAGGTGTACTCTCCAGAGGTCTGTGTGCCAGTCAGACTGCCCTACAGACATCATCAACTCCATTCCACACGTGCAGATTTCTCCGCCGGACAGTTGTTGGTGTCTCAGTGGAACGGTGTTCTGGCCACAGCGGATAGCGAATCCTACAATCAACAAGAGCCCCCGCACCTCCGTCCACACACCCGCGGGCGTCTTCAGCCGTACCCGACGGAGCGAAGCACGAGTGTGTCCGGTAAGAGCTTGTGTCAGGCGTCTCTTCTGAGCAGCAGTCTGAAATCTCTGGAGTGTCTCATCAGTGACATTCACCCAGCCTGCATCAAAGAACAAATGCTGGGCCGAGGAGACACACACCTTCATCTGCCTGTGTTCACATGA